One Halobaculum roseum DNA segment encodes these proteins:
- a CDS encoding NAD-binding protein, whose protein sequence is MGRLRERLGGRPAVGLVGAAALLSIVTGINRIVAPPGSRLPFLALLPEEATLLAGFTGAITGFLLLIAAYGLRRQLRAGWYAALVLLPLTALQGLVGSTRVGLLLALLSVVSVLVLAANRRPFSEEIDLTATQWAALAGLVGSLGYSTAGAYALNEEFTNLATVTDAVYFSVVTASTVGYGDVTPTSPLAKWFAMSALVLNVAAFAVALGVLFTPAIEARLTTALGRMTDTDIDLLADHVLVLGHGELTEPLIDELIEADAPFLVITPDEAVARVLTERDGVRVLTADPSDEEPLERANVADARAVVAATNNDAEDALAILTARQLNPDVTIVAAATGRENVNKLKRAGADTVISPATIGGHLLVESALEGGDSEAVARRLLDEE, encoded by the coding sequence ATGGGAAGGCTGCGGGAGCGACTCGGGGGTCGGCCGGCCGTGGGACTCGTCGGCGCCGCCGCGTTGCTGTCGATAGTCACGGGGATCAACCGTATCGTCGCGCCGCCGGGAAGCCGCCTGCCGTTCCTGGCGCTGTTGCCGGAGGAGGCGACGCTGCTCGCGGGGTTCACCGGCGCGATCACCGGCTTTCTCCTGTTGATCGCGGCGTACGGCCTCCGGCGGCAGCTCCGCGCCGGCTGGTACGCCGCGCTCGTGTTGCTCCCGCTGACGGCGCTGCAGGGGCTCGTCGGGTCCACTCGGGTCGGCCTCCTGCTGGCGCTGCTGTCGGTCGTCTCGGTGCTCGTGCTCGCGGCGAACCGCCGCCCGTTCTCCGAAGAGATCGACCTCACGGCGACCCAGTGGGCCGCGCTCGCCGGGCTCGTCGGGTCGCTGGGGTACTCGACGGCGGGCGCGTACGCGCTCAACGAGGAGTTCACCAACCTCGCGACGGTCACCGACGCGGTGTACTTCTCGGTCGTCACCGCCTCCACCGTCGGCTACGGCGACGTGACGCCGACCTCGCCGCTGGCGAAGTGGTTCGCCATGTCGGCGCTCGTCCTCAACGTCGCGGCCTTCGCGGTCGCGCTCGGCGTCCTGTTCACCCCCGCGATCGAAGCCCGCCTCACCACCGCACTCGGACGCATGACAGACACAGACATCGACCTGCTCGCCGATCACGTGCTCGTGCTCGGCCACGGCGAACTCACCGAACCGCTCATCGACGAACTGATCGAGGCCGACGCGCCGTTTCTCGTCATCACCCCCGACGAGGCGGTCGCGCGGGTTCTCACCGAACGCGACGGGGTCCGCGTGCTCACCGCCGACCCCTCCGACGAGGAGCCGCTCGAACGAGCGAACGTCGCCGACGCCCGCGCGGTCGTCGCCGCGACGAACAACGACGCCGAGGACGCGCTCGCCATCCTCACCGCCCGACAGCTCAACCCCGACGTGACGATCGTCGCGGCGGCGACCGGGCGCGAGAACGTGAACAAACTGAAGCGCGCGGGCGCCGACACGGTCATCTCGCCGGCGACGATCGGCGGCCACCTCCTCGTCGAGTCCGCGCTGGAGGGCGGGGACTCCGAGGCGGTCGCCCGACGGCTCCTCGACGAGGAGTGA
- a CDS encoding DICT sensory domain-containing protein: MSVLDSLLARAGNRDHAVTVYRREDPVEVESLFAAHGIEFEVRTLGPTGPDPFVLIETDGEFVGVIAAAELDHLFDPPIGRPGEREDVPAGYRALFELFDDTLFASMRRRTLLAVSREIEERAYRVGSGTLRASFQRFSAFRPQVDVYRHLAAETDLDIHVHGADDWDAPTISGVTYHTIDDGDLGRFWVVAFDGGDDGHACGLVAREESDGYTGVWTDDEPVVDEILSTVAAA, encoded by the coding sequence GTGAGCGTGCTCGATTCGCTGCTCGCGAGGGCGGGAAACCGGGACCACGCCGTCACCGTCTACCGTCGCGAGGACCCGGTCGAAGTGGAGTCGCTGTTCGCCGCACACGGCATCGAGTTCGAGGTTCGAACGCTCGGACCGACCGGACCCGACCCGTTCGTGCTCATCGAGACGGACGGCGAGTTCGTCGGGGTGATCGCCGCAGCCGAGCTGGACCACCTGTTCGATCCTCCGATCGGTCGGCCCGGCGAACGCGAGGACGTTCCAGCGGGGTACCGCGCGCTCTTCGAGCTGTTCGACGACACGCTGTTCGCGTCGATGCGCCGCCGGACGCTGCTCGCGGTGAGTCGCGAGATCGAGGAGCGGGCGTACCGCGTCGGGTCCGGGACGCTCCGAGCGAGCTTTCAGCGGTTCTCGGCGTTCCGGCCGCAAGTCGACGTGTACCGCCACCTCGCGGCCGAGACCGACCTCGACATCCACGTCCACGGCGCCGACGACTGGGACGCGCCGACGATATCGGGAGTCACGTACCACACGATCGACGACGGCGATCTCGGACGCTTCTGGGTCGTCGCGTTCGACGGGGGCGACGACGGGCACGCGTGCGGGCTCGTCGCCCGGGAGGAGTCGGACGGCTACACCGGCGTGTGGACCGACGACGAGCCCGTCGTCGACGAGATCCTGAGCACGGTCGCCGCGGCGTGA
- a CDS encoding DUF7344 domain-containing protein, which produces MTNESVDQRKGGQVESTVTLADDALYRGLASTQRRRVLAILQDEGPDGTSVDELATLLCGWEATETGTMATPRERDRLLVALTHVHLPQLDTIGLVEYDPASGTVRPRPLDPEVEELVGRSAAAESSRQA; this is translated from the coding sequence ATGACGAACGAATCGGTCGACCAACGAAAGGGGGGACAGGTCGAGAGCACCGTGACGCTGGCCGACGACGCGCTGTATCGGGGACTCGCGTCGACACAGCGGCGACGGGTGCTGGCGATACTGCAAGACGAGGGGCCGGACGGAACGTCGGTCGACGAGCTCGCGACGCTGCTGTGCGGGTGGGAGGCGACCGAAACCGGGACGATGGCGACACCGCGCGAGCGGGATCGACTGCTCGTCGCACTGACGCACGTCCATCTCCCGCAGCTCGACACGATCGGGTTGGTGGAGTACGACCCGGCGTCCGGAACCGTCAGACCGCGGCCGCTCGACCCGGAGGTCGAGGAGCTCGTCGGTCGAAGCGCCGCCGCCGAGTCGTCTCGGCAGGCGTGA
- a CDS encoding potassium channel family protein, with protein MVDSSLPVQVLLGVYLGLLTGIVPALVAWTLGFTFKYVTGVSIPGFGVVVLSLAIAGVNGGLLALNDETISEATNGTAFLVAIVVILMISMYAHAKGDAMGAALPKRISLSRLTERTLSSEVVDLASGRGRVRVTVAGDVADIEGYPPLPPELRAELRSFEEEFDADLPLSELEAAVADRLRTDHDLAEVTVRLDERGRAAVAAAPPLAGVSKRVPAGKQAVSVSALLPTGLARGDEVTVVTADHAVDGTVVAAKTDGGGAAKASKPAATDGGEDAPRPPASPTTAGGDGRLTVAVDRGAATRLLDADVERVVVRSRGTRREFELLSLLRRAGKRFRRLSVRAGGPLDGTSLRGAAVRDEYGVAVLAINDGGRWRLAPGGDTVPAAGADLLAVGTRRDLDRFEREVGA; from the coding sequence ATGGTCGATTCCTCGCTCCCGGTGCAGGTGTTGCTCGGGGTCTATCTGGGCCTGCTCACCGGGATCGTCCCCGCGCTCGTCGCGTGGACGCTCGGGTTCACGTTCAAGTACGTCACCGGCGTCTCGATCCCCGGGTTCGGTGTCGTCGTCCTCTCGCTCGCGATCGCCGGGGTCAACGGCGGGCTGCTCGCACTCAACGACGAGACGATCTCGGAGGCGACCAACGGCACCGCGTTCCTGGTCGCGATCGTCGTCATCCTGATGATCTCGATGTACGCCCACGCGAAGGGCGACGCCATGGGGGCGGCGTTGCCGAAGCGGATCAGCCTCAGCCGACTCACAGAGCGGACACTCTCGTCGGAGGTGGTCGACCTCGCGAGCGGCCGGGGGCGCGTTCGCGTCACCGTCGCCGGCGACGTGGCCGACATCGAGGGGTATCCCCCGCTCCCGCCGGAACTGCGCGCGGAGCTTCGGTCCTTCGAGGAGGAGTTCGACGCGGACCTCCCGCTGTCGGAGCTTGAGGCGGCCGTCGCCGACCGCCTCCGGACGGACCACGACCTCGCCGAGGTGACCGTCCGGCTCGACGAGCGCGGGCGCGCCGCCGTCGCCGCCGCGCCCCCGCTGGCGGGCGTCTCCAAGCGCGTCCCGGCCGGCAAGCAGGCGGTGTCGGTGTCCGCGCTGCTCCCGACGGGGCTCGCCCGCGGCGACGAGGTCACCGTCGTGACCGCCGACCACGCCGTCGACGGCACGGTCGTCGCCGCCAAGACCGACGGCGGCGGGGCCGCGAAGGCGTCGAAGCCCGCCGCGACCGACGGCGGGGAGGACGCCCCCCGACCGCCCGCGTCGCCGACGACGGCCGGCGGCGACGGGCGGCTCACGGTCGCCGTCGACAGGGGGGCCGCGACGCGGCTGCTCGACGCCGACGTGGAGCGCGTCGTCGTGCGCTCGCGGGGCACGAGACGCGAGTTCGAACTGCTGTCGCTGCTGCGCCGGGCCGGCAAGCGGTTCCGCCGGCTCTCGGTCCGCGCCGGCGGTCCCCTCGACGGGACGAGCCTGCGGGGGGCCGCGGTCCGCGACGAGTACGGCGTCGCCGTGCTCGCTATCAACGACGGCGGCCGGTGGCGGTTGGCGCCCGGCGGCGACACGGTCCCCGCCGCCGGGGCGGACCTCCTCGCCGTCGGGACGCGTCGCGACCTCGACCGGTTCGAACGCGAGGTGGGAGCATGA
- a CDS encoding nucleoside phosphorylase, whose product MANQPHLLVDEGDVHEIALIPGNPDRVDRIADHCDGSELVAENREYRIVNATYDGVDLTICSTGIGCPSAAIAIEELHNVGVETVIRVGTCGGLQTDVEIGDMVVATGSAKEEGTSKRYESETYPAVPDYDTLTALVDAAEANDEEVHVGPIVSDDAFYNESDEYVDDWEAAGLLAIEMEASAVFSLARRRGMNAGAICTADGNLVAGTQKGADSEDELPEKAKNNVGRAIDIALDAVASL is encoded by the coding sequence ATGGCAAACCAGCCCCACCTGCTCGTCGACGAGGGCGACGTTCACGAGATCGCGCTCATCCCGGGCAACCCGGACCGCGTCGACCGAATCGCCGACCACTGCGACGGGTCGGAGCTCGTCGCCGAGAACCGCGAGTACCGGATCGTGAACGCCACCTACGACGGCGTCGACCTCACGATCTGCTCGACGGGGATCGGCTGCCCCTCCGCGGCGATCGCGATCGAGGAACTGCACAACGTCGGCGTCGAGACCGTGATCCGCGTCGGCACCTGCGGCGGCCTCCAGACCGACGTGGAGATCGGCGACATGGTCGTCGCCACCGGTTCCGCGAAGGAGGAGGGGACGAGCAAGCGCTACGAGTCCGAGACGTACCCCGCGGTCCCGGACTACGACACGCTCACCGCGCTCGTCGACGCCGCGGAGGCCAATGACGAGGAGGTACACGTCGGTCCGATCGTCTCCGACGACGCGTTCTACAACGAGTCCGACGAGTACGTCGACGACTGGGAGGCGGCGGGCCTGCTCGCCATCGAGATGGAGGCCTCTGCCGTCTTCTCGCTGGCGCGCCGCCGCGGGATGAACGCCGGCGCCATCTGCACCGCCGACGGCAACCTCGTCGCCGGCACCCAGAAGGGCGCCGACTCCGAGGACGAACTGCCCGAGAAGGCGAAGAACAACGTCGGCCGGGCCATCGACATCGCGCTCGACGCCGTCGCGTCGCTGTAG
- the map gene encoding type II methionyl aminopeptidase, giving the protein MSALDEDVLAKYREAGEILTTVMGETRELVEPGATHLEVAEYAEERIREEGAGLAFPVNVSIDEEASHATPERDDETEFGEDVVCLDIGVHVDGYIADAAVTIDLAGETELVEAAEQALEAAVDAAGPGVPVGEIGAEIEDVIEAYDYTPVYNLSGHGVERFDAHTGPSVPNRGVDRSVELEPGQVVAIEPFATTGRGKVGEGNEEEIFELTEDVSVRNRAARQALEQVREFDGLPFAARWLDSSRDEMALRRLARQGAVKGYPVLKEQDGELVSQAEHTIVVTEDGIEVTTEGLFA; this is encoded by the coding sequence ATGAGTGCCCTCGACGAGGACGTGCTGGCGAAGTACCGCGAGGCGGGCGAGATCCTGACGACGGTGATGGGCGAGACGCGCGAGCTGGTCGAGCCGGGCGCGACCCACCTGGAGGTCGCCGAGTACGCCGAGGAGCGCATCCGCGAGGAGGGCGCGGGGCTCGCGTTCCCGGTGAACGTCTCGATCGACGAGGAGGCGAGCCACGCGACGCCCGAGCGCGACGACGAGACCGAGTTCGGCGAGGACGTTGTCTGTCTCGACATCGGCGTCCACGTCGACGGCTACATCGCCGACGCGGCGGTGACGATCGATCTGGCCGGCGAGACGGAGCTGGTCGAGGCCGCCGAACAGGCGCTGGAGGCAGCCGTCGACGCCGCGGGGCCGGGCGTCCCGGTCGGCGAGATCGGCGCCGAGATCGAGGACGTGATCGAGGCGTACGACTACACCCCGGTGTACAACCTCTCGGGCCACGGCGTCGAGCGGTTCGACGCCCACACGGGGCCGAGCGTCCCGAACCGCGGGGTCGACCGCTCCGTCGAGCTGGAGCCCGGGCAGGTCGTCGCCATCGAGCCGTTCGCGACGACGGGGCGCGGGAAGGTCGGCGAAGGCAACGAGGAGGAGATCTTCGAGCTGACAGAGGACGTATCCGTCCGCAACCGCGCGGCACGGCAGGCGCTCGAACAGGTGCGCGAGTTCGACGGGCTCCCCTTCGCCGCGCGGTGGCTCGACTCCTCGCGCGACGAGATGGCGCTGCGGCGACTCGCCCGACAGGGCGCGGTCAAAGGGTACCCCGTGCTGAAAGAGCAGGACGGCGAGCTGGTCAGCCAGGCGGAGCACACCATCGTCGTCACCGAGGACGGGATCGAGGTGACGACCGAGGGGCTGTTCGCCTGA